Proteins encoded by one window of Actinocorallia herbida:
- a CDS encoding DUF202 domain-containing protein — MAVDLEGRDPGLAGERTELAWLRSAISLAALGAASIRAAPLPGLLILLVAVGVWWVSRTVRGPERRPGDPRRARMITLAGVVVAIAALAIVL; from the coding sequence GTGGCCGTGGACCTCGAAGGGCGCGATCCCGGGCTCGCCGGGGAGCGGACGGAGCTCGCCTGGCTGCGCAGCGCGATCTCGCTGGCCGCCCTCGGCGCGGCGAGCATCCGCGCCGCGCCCCTGCCCGGCCTGCTGATCCTCCTGGTCGCGGTGGGCGTCTGGTGGGTCAGCCGCACGGTGCGCGGGCCGGAGCGCAGGCCCGGCGACCCGCGCCGCGCGCGCATGATCACCCTCGCCGGGGTGGTGGTGGCGATCGCCGCACTGGCCATCGTGCTGTGA